A stretch of Chelmon rostratus isolate fCheRos1 chromosome 18, fCheRos1.pri, whole genome shotgun sequence DNA encodes these proteins:
- the baalcb gene encoding brain and acute leukemia cytoplasmic protein gives MGCGGSRTDALEPRYLESWTKETESTWLTGTDTEIPLSSIQSIASESSEAGFASEKTISPVPDFFEDGLPPPAQAYLKVCSAVSEASLNDVKPSSPPAALGSPPREAVLPSSGTTVQRRSVLHTEEITKWQDNRMSTKQVTITVTQSIHQVDKNGKVKKSLTTYEVMKPVESLKQVATQNT, from the exons ATGGGCTGCGGGGGGAGCAGGACTGATGCTCTGGAGCCTCGCTACCTGGAGAGCTGGACCAAGGAGACAGAGTCGACGTGGCTGACCGGCACGGACACCGAGATCCCCCTGTCGTCCATCCAGAGCATCGCCTCGGAGAGCTCGGAGGCCGGCTTCGCCTCCGAGAAAACTATCAGCCCCG TTCCAGATTTCTTTGAAGACGGCCTCCCTCCACCCGCTCAGGCTTACCTGAAGGTTTGTTCGGCCGTGTCTGAAGCCAGTCTGAACGACGTGAAGCCCAGCAGTCCCCCTGCAGCACTGGGCTCTCCACCCAGGGAGGCGGTGTTACCGTCATCTGGCACCACAGTGCAGCGGAGAAGTGTTCTACACACTGAAGAGATT ACAAAATGGCAGGACAATCGCATGTCGACCAAGCAGGTGACCATCACGGTGACGCAGAGCATCCATCAGGTGGACAAGAACGGCAAGGTGAAGAAGTCCCTCACCACCTACGAGGTAATGAAACCTGTGGAGAGCCTCAAACAGGTGGCCACACAAAACACCTGA